The following are from one region of the Myotis daubentonii chromosome 2, mMyoDau2.1, whole genome shotgun sequence genome:
- the TRMU gene encoding mitochondrial tRNA-specific 2-thiouridylase 1 produces the protein MLAARHVVCALSGGVDSAVAALLLRRRGYQVTGVFMKNWDALDEHGVCTADKDCEDAYRVCQILDIPFHQVSYVKEYWNDVFSDFLNEYEKGRTPNPDIVCNKHIKFKCFFHYAVDNLGADAVATGHYARTSLEDEEVFQQKHVKRPEGLFRNRFEVRNAVKLLQAADSCKDQTFFLSQVPQEALRRTLFPLGGLTKDFVKKIAAENRLHHVLRKKESMGICFVGKRNFEKFILQYLQPRPGRFISIEDGTALGTHRGWFLYTLGQRARIGGLREPWYVVEKDGATGDVFVAPRTDHPALYRDLLRTNRVHWIAEEPPAALVRDKMMECHFRFCHQMALVPCVLTLNQDGTVWVTAVKAVRALALGQFAVFYKGEECLGSGKILRLGPSAFTLQKGKSRSSVATEGPGDGPGSGPAP, from the exons ATGCTGGCGGCACGGCACGTCGTGTGCGCCCTGTCCGGCGGCGTGGACAGCGCCGTGGCCGCGCTGCTGCTGCGACGCAGAG gttACCAGGTGACGGGGGTGTTCATGAAGAACTGGGACGCCCTGGACGAGCATGGCGTCTGCACCGCCGATAAAGACTGCGAAGACGCCTACAGGGTTTGCCAGATCTTAGACATCCCTTTCCACCAGGTGTCCTACGTGAAGGAGTACTGGAACGACGTGTTCAG TGATTTTCTAAATGAATACGAGAAAGGAAGGACTCCCAACCCTGACATCGTCTGCAACAAGCACATCAAGTTCAAGTGCTTTTTCCATTACGCGGTGGATAACCTTG GAGCGGACGCAGTTGCCACGGGCCACTACGCACGGACGTCCCTGGAGGATGAGGAGGTCTTCCAGCAGAAGCACGTGAAGAGGCCAGAGGGGCTTTTCAGAAACCGATTTGAAGTTAGAAATG CGGTAAAGCTTCTGCAGGCAGCTGACAGCTGTAAAGACCAGACCTTCTTTCTCAGCCAggttccccaggaggccctgcgGAGAACCCTCTTCCCCCTGGGGGGGCTCACGAAGGATTTTGTAAAGAAAATAGCTGCTGAGAACAGACTGCATCATGTGCTGCGGAAGAAGGAG AGCATGGGCATCTGCTTCGTGGGCAAGAGGAACTTTGAAAAGTTCATCCTGCAG TACTTACAGCCGCGGCCTGGGCGCTTCATCTCCATAGAAGACGGCACCGCGCTGGGGACACACAGAG GTTGGTTCCTGTACACGTTAGGCCAGAGGGCCCGGATCGGCGGCCTGCGCGAGCCCTGGTACGTGGTGGAGAAGGACGGCGCCACGGGCGACGTGTTCGTG GCCCCCCGGACGGACCACCCGGCCCTGTACAGGGACCTGCTGCGGACCAACCGCGTGCACTGGATCGCGGAGGAGCCGCCCGCAGCCCTGGTCCGCGACAAGATGATGGAGTGCCACTTCCGCTTCTGCCACCAGATGGCGCTAG TGCCCTGCGTGCTGACCCTCAACCAGGACGGCACCGTGTGGGTGACGGCGGTGAAGGCTGTGCGGGCCCTCGCCCTGGGACAG TTCGCCGTGTTCTACAAGGGGGAGGAGTGCCTGGGCAGCGGGAAGATCCTGCGCCTCGGACCGTCGGCCTTCACGCTCCAGAAGGGCAAGAGCCGGTCCAGCGTGGCCACCGAGGGCCCCGGCGACGGCCCCGGCTCGGGACCTGCGCCCTGA